From Acidobacteriota bacterium, one genomic window encodes:
- a CDS encoding rod shape-determining protein yields MRSLFSLFSSDLAIDLGTANTLVYAHGKGIIVNEPSIIAVNKVTNEVEAVGKEAKEMLGRTPGNIVAIKPMKDGVIADFRHTEKMLNYFIQKAHNRKMMVHPRIVIGVPSEITQVEKRAVMDSAYRAKASEVHLVEQAMVAAIGAGLPITEAGGNMVVDIGGGTTDIAVISLAGIVYSRSVRMAGNQMDEAVITYLKRKYNLLIGERTGEQIKMQLGSAYPLDKPLSMEVKGRNLIEGVPKTITIDDSEIREALSECISTIINAIRVALERTPPELSADISDRGIVLTGGGALIKNLDKRIREETGLPVSIADDPLASVVLGTGKMLSDFKLLRKISID; encoded by the coding sequence ATGCGGTCGCTTTTCAGCCTGTTTTCGAGCGACCTCGCCATCGATCTCGGGACCGCAAACACGCTGGTCTACGCGCATGGCAAGGGAATCATCGTCAACGAGCCCTCCATCATCGCCGTCAACAAGGTGACCAACGAGGTCGAGGCGGTCGGCAAAGAGGCCAAGGAGATGCTGGGCCGCACCCCTGGCAACATCGTCGCCATCAAGCCGATGAAGGACGGAGTCATCGCCGACTTCCGCCACACCGAAAAGATGCTGAACTACTTCATCCAGAAGGCGCACAACCGCAAGATGATGGTGCATCCGCGCATCGTCATCGGCGTGCCTTCCGAGATCACGCAGGTGGAGAAGCGCGCGGTCATGGACTCGGCGTACCGCGCGAAGGCGTCTGAGGTGCACCTCGTCGAGCAGGCCATGGTGGCAGCTATTGGAGCGGGACTTCCCATCACCGAGGCCGGCGGCAACATGGTTGTCGACATCGGTGGTGGAACCACGGACATCGCCGTGATCTCGCTGGCGGGCATCGTCTACTCGCGTTCGGTGCGCATGGCCGGAAACCAGATGGACGAGGCGGTCATCACCTACCTCAAACGCAAGTACAACCTGCTGATCGGCGAGCGCACGGGCGAGCAGATCAAGATGCAGCTTGGCTCCGCTTATCCGCTGGACAAGCCGCTGTCGATGGAGGTGAAGGGACGCAACCTGATCGAAGGCGTGCCGAAGACCATCACCATCGACGACTCCGAGATCCGCGAGGCGCTCTCGGAGTGCATCTCGACGATCATCAACGCCATTCGCGTGGCCCTCGAGCGCACACCGCCCGAGCTCTCGGCCGACATCTCCGACCGCGGCATCGTGCTTACCGGTGGAGGCGCGCTCATCAAGAACCTCGACAAGCGCATTCGCGAAGAGACTGGCCTGCCTGTCTCCATCGCAGATGATCCGCTGGCTTCGGTCGTTCTCGGAACCGGCAAGATGCTCTCGGACTTCAAGCTGCTGCGCAAGATCTCGATCGACTGA
- the ald gene encoding alanine dehydrogenase, producing the protein MIIGVPREVKDHESRVGVTPAGVKALVEAGHKVLVEQKAGALSAMPDDEYQHAGAEIVGSAHDVWRLADMVVKVKEPVESEYRHFREGLVLFTYLHLAPLEALTNALLEKKVTGIAYETVRDRAGALPLLTPMSEVAGRLSVQVGAEYLTKEHGGRGLLLGGVPGVPPGNVCIIGGGVVGTNAAKIALGMGAKVTLVDLNLNRLRELDDIFNGRVFTMASNSYNIERAVTEADLLIGGVLIPGAAAPKIVTTAMVHKMKKGAVVVDVAIDQGGCIETAHPTTHSNPSYDINGVVHYCVTNMPAAVPNTSTLALTNATFPYVLKLAKVGAKAAIKEDKGIAEGVNTYDGILTYAAVASAQNRDWKSVFELV; encoded by the coding sequence ATGATTATTGGCGTACCCAGGGAAGTAAAAGACCACGAGAGCCGCGTTGGCGTAACCCCGGCGGGCGTAAAAGCTCTGGTAGAGGCGGGCCACAAGGTGCTGGTCGAACAGAAGGCCGGCGCACTTTCAGCCATGCCCGACGACGAGTATCAGCACGCCGGGGCCGAGATCGTAGGCTCCGCCCACGACGTCTGGCGGCTGGCCGACATGGTCGTCAAGGTCAAGGAGCCCGTCGAGAGCGAGTACAGGCACTTCCGCGAGGGACTGGTGCTGTTTACCTACCTGCACCTGGCTCCTCTTGAGGCACTTACCAACGCCCTGCTGGAGAAGAAGGTCACGGGCATCGCCTACGAGACGGTCCGCGACCGCGCCGGAGCGCTGCCGCTGCTGACGCCGATGAGCGAGGTCGCAGGCCGCCTCAGCGTCCAGGTGGGCGCCGAGTACCTGACCAAGGAGCACGGCGGGCGCGGCCTGCTGCTGGGCGGCGTCCCGGGAGTTCCTCCCGGCAACGTCTGCATCATCGGCGGCGGAGTCGTCGGCACCAACGCCGCGAAGATCGCCCTCGGCATGGGGGCCAAGGTCACGCTTGTTGACCTGAACCTGAACCGCCTGCGCGAGCTGGACGATATCTTCAACGGCCGCGTCTTCACCATGGCCTCCAACAGCTACAACATCGAGCGCGCCGTGACCGAAGCAGACCTGTTGATCGGCGGCGTGCTGATTCCCGGAGCCGCCGCACCCAAGATCGTCACCACGGCGATGGTCCACAAGATGAAGAAGGGCGCCGTCGTCGTCGACGTGGCGATCGACCAGGGCGGATGCATCGAGACCGCTCACCCAACGACGCACAGCAATCCCTCCTACGACATCAACGGCGTGGTGCACTACTGCGTCACCAATATGCCCGCAGCCGTTCCCAATACCTCCACCCTTGCGCTGACCAATGCCACCTTCCCCTACGTGTTGAAGCTGGCAAAGGTTGGAGCAAAGGCGGCGATCAAGGAAGACAAGGGGATCGCCGAGGGCGTAAACACCTACGACGGCATACTCACCTATGCTGCCGTCGCTTCGGCGCAAAACCGCGATTGGAAGAGCGTGTTCGAACTGGTATAG
- a CDS encoding HAMP domain-containing protein: MATEKNRRKVVIIVLGACLLVLLTTLIGLNAFKVSFLNPSTTEQTFVFTGLSALAFLLFVAILVLLVRNVLKLYADQRSRVLGSRLRTRMLTGAVLVSLVPIAFMFFFSYGLMNRSVDRWFSQPVTEMRDDSNRIALELSHYTAANARAEATAIAATLPEMRDMLEGDTGAVTDREREEIARVLRQHEITLQNGFVIVYRNRQVVASFQMPQREGATAEVKPWLPEKSVDEETGSRNDPPEKPALSDPTDAAILAAAQRNDEPIFSLNKNDYALGTATLKQGTVVVGLPMPYGMSSTMADLRLRAENYWKLFRQRRQIRNLYMMLLLMMTGLALFASTWLALHLSKQVTKPVEALADAMEAIAAGDYGHRVKESATEELGELVRSFNHMAADLEGSRRAVEESTGQLSVANAALEARRGELETMLETIPNGVATLDAQGRIVLANRALIEMMDPGGQSPFLGRAIHTVFPPEVVEVLDRLIKRSHRMGSASSELEIDAPGGHFGGTLNLLATVALLETPVGNDRARREHRGYVIVLENATELLRAQKQSAWKEVARRVAHEIKNPLTPIGLSAEQIRRHIDRLAGTLEAAGVESTSPGVIRRSSEVISSSVESMRSLVDQFSALAEFPTAQPRPADLNTIIENSLAMFAGRMQSIKVVRRMGEKLPLVMADPEALKRALGNLVDNAAEAMQSSLLRELRISTCLLENGMVELTIADTGSGLTDEMRERLFLPYFSTKQRGTGLGLAIAGKIIQEHQGTIRAEKNVPAGAKFIIELRPAVEGESDTIAADTSTGRVTA; encoded by the coding sequence ATGGCAACCGAGAAAAATCGGCGGAAGGTCGTAATCATCGTGCTGGGCGCCTGCCTGCTTGTGTTGTTGACGACGCTCATCGGCCTGAACGCCTTCAAGGTCAGCTTTCTGAACCCGTCGACGACGGAGCAGACCTTCGTCTTTACGGGACTCTCAGCTCTCGCGTTTCTCCTGTTTGTCGCCATCCTGGTCCTGCTGGTTCGCAATGTGCTCAAGCTCTATGCCGACCAGCGCAGCCGCGTACTAGGGTCGCGCCTTCGCACCCGCATGCTTACCGGCGCAGTCTTGGTCTCCCTGGTGCCGATCGCGTTCATGTTTTTTTTCAGCTACGGCCTGATGAACCGGTCCGTCGACCGCTGGTTCTCCCAGCCAGTGACCGAGATGCGCGACGACAGCAACCGTATTGCGCTGGAGCTGTCGCATTACACCGCTGCAAACGCGCGGGCCGAAGCCACGGCAATCGCCGCCACCCTACCCGAGATGCGCGACATGCTCGAAGGTGACACCGGAGCGGTCACCGATCGCGAACGCGAAGAGATCGCCCGGGTCCTCCGCCAGCACGAGATCACACTGCAAAACGGCTTTGTGATTGTTTACCGTAACCGGCAGGTTGTGGCGTCGTTCCAAATGCCGCAGCGCGAGGGCGCAACGGCCGAGGTGAAGCCCTGGCTTCCTGAAAAGAGTGTGGATGAGGAGACCGGCAGCCGCAACGATCCGCCCGAAAAACCGGCACTCAGTGACCCAACGGACGCCGCAATTCTGGCCGCGGCACAACGCAACGATGAGCCGATCTTTTCGCTGAACAAAAACGACTATGCCCTGGGGACGGCCACACTGAAACAGGGCACCGTCGTCGTCGGCCTGCCCATGCCCTATGGAATGTCCTCCACGATGGCCGACCTTCGCCTACGCGCTGAAAACTACTGGAAACTGTTCCGTCAGCGCAGGCAGATTCGAAATCTTTACATGATGCTCTTGCTGATGATGACTGGCCTTGCGCTATTCGCATCGACGTGGCTTGCGCTTCATCTTTCCAAGCAGGTCACCAAGCCGGTCGAGGCGCTGGCAGATGCCATGGAGGCCATCGCGGCAGGCGACTATGGACACCGCGTAAAAGAGAGCGCCACCGAAGAGCTGGGCGAGCTGGTGCGCAGCTTCAATCACATGGCCGCCGATCTTGAAGGCAGCCGCCGCGCAGTGGAAGAGTCGACCGGGCAATTAAGCGTAGCCAACGCCGCGCTGGAAGCGCGCCGCGGCGAGCTCGAGACCATGCTCGAGACGATCCCCAACGGCGTCGCCACGCTCGACGCGCAGGGCAGGATCGTCCTCGCCAATCGCGCGTTGATCGAGATGATGGATCCCGGCGGGCAAAGCCCCTTCCTCGGACGCGCAATTCACACAGTCTTCCCACCGGAGGTTGTCGAGGTGCTGGACCGGCTCATCAAACGCAGCCATCGCATGGGTTCGGCGTCGAGTGAGTTGGAGATCGATGCTCCTGGCGGCCACTTTGGTGGAACGCTCAACCTGCTGGCAACGGTCGCGCTTCTGGAGACCCCAGTAGGCAACGACCGCGCGCGTCGCGAGCATCGCGGCTATGTGATCGTTCTCGAAAACGCGACGGAACTGCTCCGCGCGCAGAAGCAATCGGCGTGGAAAGAAGTTGCGCGTCGCGTGGCGCATGAGATCAAGAACCCGCTGACGCCGATCGGCCTCAGCGCGGAGCAGATCCGACGGCACATCGACCGCCTCGCGGGAACGCTGGAGGCTGCGGGCGTGGAGTCGACCTCGCCCGGCGTCATTCGCCGCTCCAGCGAAGTCATCTCAAGCTCCGTCGAGAGTATGCGCTCGCTGGTGGATCAGTTCTCCGCGCTTGCCGAGTTCCCCACGGCGCAGCCGCGCCCGGCGGACCTGAACACCATCATCGAAAACTCGCTGGCGATGTTTGCCGGCCGGATGCAGTCGATCAAGGTCGTCCGGCGCATGGGTGAAAAGCTGCCGCTGGTGATGGCGGACCCCGAGGCCCTGAAGCGCGCGCTTGGCAACCTGGTCGACAACGCCGCCGAAGCGATGCAGTCGAGCCTGCTCCGTGAGCTACGCATCTCAACCTGTCTGCTCGAAAACGGCATGGTGGAGCTGACGATCGCCGACACTGGCTCGGGCCTCACAGACGAGATGCGCGAGCGGCTCTTCCTGCCCTACTTCTCCACCAAACAGCGCGGCACGGGCCTCGGGCTTGCGATCGCAGGCAAGATCATCCAGGAGCACCAGGGCACAATTCGCGCTGAAAAGAATGTTCCTGCGGGAGCAAAATTCATCATCGAGCTGCGCCCAGCCGTCGAAGGCGAATCCGACACCATCGCAGCCGATACAAGTACCGGGAGAGTGACCGCGTGA
- a CDS encoding sigma-54-dependent Fis family transcriptional regulator, whose amino-acid sequence MNHILIVDDEAEIRETLEGILREEGYLVTTSATATEALELVRDADYDVVLLDIWLPDRDGLETLGEMRRLESANVPEVVIISGHGTIESAVRATKLGAYDFLEKPLSLDRTLIVVKNAMQARRMREDNAEFARQLAARNNVTGQSVAMKALRQQIKLMAPTNGRVLIFGESGTGKELIGRAMHAASLRKDRPFVELNCAAIPEDYIESELFGYRHGAVAGGPPEKRGTFERADGGTLFLDEVGDMSLKTQAKVLRTLDEQRFLPVGASHPVHVDVRVIAATNKDLEDEIARGNFREDLFYRLNVIPFFVPPLRDRKEDIPLLVKEFLEEFGQQYGRPHVEMTEDALNSLRQYHWPGNVRELRNLVERLLILNPKVHRIEKKHLPMLVYRGPKLTESGRISTKTEEFSSLVEAREAYERDFILKKLDEFHGNVSRAAEGLGLERSHLYRKMKALGVTIKE is encoded by the coding sequence GTGAACCACATTTTGATCGTCGACGACGAAGCCGAGATACGCGAGACGCTCGAAGGCATCCTGCGCGAAGAGGGCTACCTCGTCACCACCAGCGCCACCGCCACCGAAGCCTTGGAACTGGTGCGCGACGCCGACTACGACGTCGTGCTGCTCGACATCTGGCTGCCGGACAGGGACGGCCTCGAGACGCTCGGCGAAATGCGCCGCCTTGAAAGCGCCAACGTTCCCGAGGTCGTCATCATCAGCGGCCACGGAACGATAGAATCGGCCGTGCGTGCGACCAAGCTCGGCGCCTACGACTTTCTCGAAAAGCCCCTCTCGCTCGACCGCACGTTGATCGTCGTGAAGAACGCCATGCAAGCCCGGCGCATGCGCGAGGACAACGCCGAGTTCGCGCGCCAGCTGGCGGCAAGGAACAACGTCACCGGCCAGAGCGTCGCGATGAAGGCCCTGCGCCAGCAGATCAAGCTGATGGCGCCAACCAACGGCCGCGTGCTGATCTTTGGCGAGAGCGGCACGGGCAAGGAGCTGATCGGCCGCGCCATGCACGCCGCCAGTCTCCGCAAGGACCGCCCCTTCGTCGAGCTGAACTGCGCCGCCATCCCCGAGGACTACATCGAGAGCGAGCTCTTCGGTTACCGGCACGGCGCCGTGGCCGGAGGCCCGCCCGAGAAACGCGGGACCTTCGAGCGCGCCGACGGCGGAACACTCTTCCTCGACGAGGTCGGTGACATGAGCCTGAAGACGCAGGCCAAGGTGCTGCGCACGCTCGACGAGCAGCGCTTTCTGCCCGTGGGAGCTTCGCATCCGGTGCACGTCGACGTGCGCGTCATCGCGGCCACAAACAAGGATCTCGAGGACGAGATCGCGCGCGGCAACTTCCGCGAAGACCTCTTCTACCGGCTCAACGTCATTCCGTTCTTCGTGCCGCCGCTGAGGGACCGCAAGGAAGATATTCCGCTCCTCGTAAAAGAGTTTCTCGAAGAGTTCGGCCAGCAGTACGGCCGCCCCCACGTCGAGATGACGGAGGATGCCTTGAACTCGCTGCGCCAGTATCATTGGCCAGGCAACGTCCGCGAATTGCGCAACCTCGTCGAGCGCCTGCTCATCCTGAACCCGAAGGTGCACCGCATCGAGAAGAAGCATCTTCCGATGCTCGTCTATCGCGGCCCCAAGCTCACCGAGTCGGGAAGGATCAGCACGAAGACCGAAGAGTTCTCGAGCCTCGTCGAGGCGCGCGAGGCCTACGAGCGCGACTTCATCCTGAAGAAACTGGACGAGTTCCACGGCAACGTCAGCCGCGCCGCCGAAGGGCTTGGCCTCGAGCGCAGCCATCTCTACCGCAAGATGAAGGCGCTCGGCGTCACGATCAAAGAGTAG